The genome window CGTGATGTGACCGATAGTGGATAGTACCGTGAGGGAATGGTGAAAAGTACCCCGGGAGGGGAGTGAAAGAGTTCTTGAAACCGTGTGCCTACAAGCCGTCAGAGCCTCCTTGTGGGGTGATGGCGTGCCTTTTGAAGAATGAGCCTGCGAGTCAGCGGCGCGTCGCGAGGTTAACCCGTGTGGGGTAGTCGTAGGGAAACCGAGTCCTAATGAGGGCGTGTTAGTGGCGTGTCCTGGACCCGAAGCGGGGTGATCTACCCATGGCCAGTGTGAAGCATCGGTAAGACGTTGTGGAGGCGCGAACCCACGTAGGTTGAAAACTGCGGGGATGAGTTGTGGGTAGGGGTGAAAGGCCAATCAAACTCCGTGATAGCTGGTTCTCCCCGAAATGCATTTAGGTGCAGCGTTGCGTGTTTCTTGTTGGAGGTAGAGCGACTGGATGGTTTAGCGGGACTATCATCTTAGCGACATCAGCCAAACTCCGAATGCCAGCAAGGTGAGAGCGTGGCAGTGAGACTGCGGGGGATAAGCTCCGTGGGTCGAGAGGGAAACAGCCCAGATCGCCGGCTAAGGCCCCTAAGTGTGTACTAAGTGGAAAAGGATGTGGGATCGCGAAGACAACCAGGAGGTTGGCTTAGAAGCAGCCATCCTTGAAAGAGTGCGTAATAGCTCACTGGTCGAGTGGTTGTGCGCCGACAATGTAGTGGGGCTTAAGTGCACCGCCGAAGCCGCGGAAACCATGCTTTTGTGTGTGGTTTGGTAGGGGAGCGTTGTGTGCTCGTGGAAGCTGCCAGGTGACTGGTGGTGGAGGGTATGCGAGTGAGAATGCAGGCATGAGTAGCGAATGACAAGTGAGAATCTTGTCCGCCGGATGACTAAGGGTTCCTGGGTTAAGCTTTTCTTCCCAGGGTGAGTCGGGGCCTAAGGCGAGGCCGTCAGGCGTAGTCGATGGATAACGGGTTGATATTCCCGTACCCGTGCATGCGCGCCCATGGTGAATCAGTGATACTAACCGCCCTGAAGCACGTGCAATGATCTTTTGGGTTGTTGTGTGTGTGGATGCGTGGGGCCTGATCTGGTAGTAGTCAAGTGATGGGGTGACGCAGTGTGGTAGCCGAGCCACTTATTGGATTGTGGTGTAAGCGTGTAGCCCGGCATCTAGGTAAATCCGGATGCTGTTGTGGGTGAGGCGTGATGCGTACCCGTTGTGGGGATGTTGGTGATCCATTGCTGTCGAGAAAAGCCTCTAGCGATGTGTGTGTGCGGCCCGTACCCGAAACCGACACAGGTGGTCAGGTAGAGAATACTAAGGCGACGGGTGAACTGTGGTTAAGGAATTCGGCAAAATGCCCCCGTAACTTCGGGAGAAGGGGGACCACTGCTGGTGACAGACTGGTTGAGCTGGTGGTGGTCGCAGAGAGTAGAGGGAAGCGACTGTTTACTAAAAACACAGGTCCGTGCGAAGACGTGAAGTCGAGGTATACGGACTGACGCCTGCCCGGTGCTGGAAGGTTAAGAGGACCTGTTAGGCCACGTTGTGGTCGAAGCGGAGAATTTAAGCCCCAGTAAACGGCGGTGGTAACTATAACCATCCTAAGGTAGCGAAATTCCTTGTCGGGTAAGTTCCGACCTGCACGAATGGCGTAACGACTTCTCTGCTGTCTCAACCACAGGCCCGGCGAAATTGCAGTACGAGTAAAGATGCTCGTTACGCGCGGCAGGACGAAAAGACCCCGGGACCTTCACTATAGCTTGGTATTGGTGTTTGGTTCGGTTTGTGTAGGATAGGTGGGAGACTGTGAAGCGGCCACGCTAGTGGTGGTGGAGTCGTTGGTGAAATACCACTCTGATCGTATTGAGCATCTCAACCTCGGCCCATGATCTGGGTTAGGGACAGTGCCTGGTGGGTAGTTTAACTGGGGCGGTTGCCTCCTAAATGGTAACGGAGGCGCCCAAAGGTTCCCTCAGCCTGGTTGGCAATCAGGTGGTGAGTGTAAGTGCATAAGGGAGCTTGACTGTGAGACTGACGGGTCGAGCAGGAACGAAAGTTGGGACTAGTGATCCGGCACTGGCTTGTGGATGCGGTGTCGCTCAACGGATAAAAGGTACCCCGGGGATAACAGGCTGATCTTCCCCAAGAGTCCATATCGACGGGATGGTTTGGCACCTCGATGTCGGCTCGTCGCATCCTGGGGCTGGAGTAGGTCCCAAGGGTTGGGCTGTTCGCCCATTAAAGCGGCACGCGAGCTGGGTTTAGAACGTCGTGAGACAGTTCGGTCTCTATCCGCCGCGCGCGTGGAAACTTGAGAAAGGCTGTCCCTAGTACGAGAGGACCGGGACGGACGTACCTCTGGTGTGCCAGTTGTTCTGCCTGGGGCAGGGCTGGTTGGCTACGTACGGGAGGGATAACCGCTGAAAGCATCTAAGCGGGAAGCCTGTTTCATGATGAGGTTTCTTTTGAGGTTCCCCAGAGATGATGGGGTTGATAGGCCGGATCTGTAAGCATTGTGAGGTGTTGAGGTGACCGGTACTAATTGACCGAACTAAACAACAACAAAGTCTTGTGGCGGAATACGATGGTTTGTTGGTTGCTTGCGTCTGCTGTTTGGTGTCTTGTGCAGCACACCACCCGGTGTTGGGTGTGTGTTGTCCCTATAGGTTGTGTTGGTGGTTAGTGCGGTGGGGTCACGCCCGGTCCCTTTCCGAACCCGGAAGCTAAGCCTGCCTGCGCCGATGGTACTGCACCTGGGAGGGTGTGGGAGAGTAGGTCGCCGCCAACCGTAACGTAGTTAATTTAATATGTTGTGTGTGTTTGTGTGTGGTGCGGCCGAACCCGGTGGGGGTGGGCCACACCACACACTTCCGTATATCTAGACGGCTTCGTCCGTCCCTTCTTATCCGAATGAATTCCTCATAGAAAGCTATTGCTAGCCTGGGGGCTATGAGGAAGTTGTATATTGCTGCCACCGTTTGGCTGGCGATCGGGCTCATCGCCGGAGTGTTTTATCGCGAATTCACCAGAGCCCATGATTTCGAAGGAGCCACTCAACTATCTGTGGTCCACACGCACTCACTTATTCTTGGGATGACAATGAACCTTCTGTTCCTTGTCTTCGCCCTGTTACTGCGAATCGACAAAGATCGGCGCTTCACCGCGTTTTTCTGGGTCTATAACGCGGGAGCCGCCTGGACTGTCGGATTTCTCGCTTTTCACGGCATCTGCCAGGTTCTTGGTCAAGACTTTCCCGAATCCTTGGCCATCGTCGCAGGTATGGGCCACATTATTATTACCGTTGGATTCGTCCTCTTCTTCGTCATCTTGAATAAATATCTCAAAAGGTGGCAAAAGAAAAATAACGTATCGCAATAAGTCGGTCGTTTTCTGACCAGGCAATTCCAGCTGGTCAAGCCGAGGTATTCATCCTTTCGGGTGTGATGGAAAGTTTCCTGGACGTTAAATCTTCCCAACGAGATAGGTAATCACGGCAATTACACGTATTCTAAGTTCCGTAATTAAACAATCTCGTTCGCCGTTACCCGCGGCCACCATCGTCGTTTATAAAATTCATACAAAACTGCCGCGTTTAAGCTATCCGGTTCTCTCGAAGCCCGCGCGTAACTTAAAAGTGGCTTTAGCTGTGCTGTTTAAAGGAGCCCTCATTATGCGTCTACGTTCAGTGGCTGCAGCTATCGCAACTCTGGCGTTATCCGCAACCGGCCTTGTTGCCTGCGGTGATGGGGGTGGAGCTACTCTCGACGGAGCGGGCGATCCCAACATTGTCCGGACCGCGGCATCAGAACCCCAAAACGGACTCATCCCCACCGATACCAACGAATCAAATGGTTCCCAGGTCCTCGAGCTTCTGTATCGCGGCCTTGTGTCCTACGGCGAAAATGGTAAGTCGCATAACCAAGTCGCTGACTCCATCACAGCTAATCCAGACAACACAGAATTTACCGTCCGACTCAAAGACGGTTGGACGTTCACCGATGGAACACCCGTCACCGCGGATTCCTTCATCGACGCCTGGAATTACGGCGCAGCTGGTAAAAATGCCCAAAAACAACAAGACTTCTTCTCAAATATTAAAGGGTTTGACGAGGTCAAAGATCCCAGCAGTAGCGTCGAAAAGCTGTCGGGGGTGCAGAAAGTGAATGATAAAGAATTCACGATTACGCTCTCCGATCCGGACTCCCAGTTCCCCATCAGCCTCGGAGCCACGCCATTCTTCCCGCTCCCGCAATCGTTCTTCGACGATCCGAAGAGCTTCGGTGAGCATCCCGTCGGCAATGGGCCATATAAATTAGACGGCCAAAATGCCTGGACTCATAACAGTTCGATTCGAACGGTAGCGAACGACAAATACGCTGGTGACGATAAGCCGAAGAACGGCGGTGTCACCTTTAAGCTGTATGAAAACCTCGATACGGCGTACACCGACCTGCAGGCGAGCAACCTAGACATCATCGGTCTCACCGTCCCGCCGACGGCGATGCAAACCTTCAAAGATGATTTCCCGTCGACGCACCTGATTAAATCGATCGCTTCTAACGGCGGCTTCGTCATTCCGCAATGGCTGGACCACTTCGGCAACGATGAAGAGGGGCACTTACGTCGGCAAGCGATCTCTATGGCGATTAACCGGAAACAAATTTCCGACAAAATCATGAACGGTACGCGCGTGCCAGCGAAGGACTTTACCGCGACCACGCTCGGCGACGTACCGAACGTCGAAGGCAATGAAGCCCTGGACTACAACCCCGACAAGGCCAAAGAACTGTGGAAAAAGGCCGATGAGATCAAACCGTACAGCGGGAAACTGGAGATCGCGTACAACTCGGACGGCGGCCACAAGGAATGGGTCGAAGCCGTATCAAATAGTATCCACAACGTGTTGGGAATCGACGCCGCGGGCAAGGCGTACCCCAACTTCAAAGCACTCCGAAACGAAGTATCGAGTGGGTCGATTCACACC of Corynebacterium kroppenstedtii DSM 44385 contains these proteins:
- a CDS encoding DUF2871 domain-containing protein produces the protein MRKLYIAATVWLAIGLIAGVFYREFTRAHDFEGATQLSVVHTHSLILGMTMNLLFLVFALLLRIDKDRRFTAFFWVYNAGAAWTVGFLAFHGICQVLGQDFPESLAIVAGMGHIIITVGFVLFFVILNKYLKRWQKKNNVSQ
- a CDS encoding peptide ABC transporter substrate-binding protein, whose translation is MRLRSVAAAIATLALSATGLVACGDGGGATLDGAGDPNIVRTAASEPQNGLIPTDTNESNGSQVLELLYRGLVSYGENGKSHNQVADSITANPDNTEFTVRLKDGWTFTDGTPVTADSFIDAWNYGAAGKNAQKQQDFFSNIKGFDEVKDPSSSVEKLSGVQKVNDKEFTITLSDPDSQFPISLGATPFFPLPQSFFDDPKSFGEHPVGNGPYKLDGQNAWTHNSSIRTVANDKYAGDDKPKNGGVTFKLYENLDTAYTDLQASNLDIIGLTVPPTAMQTFKDDFPSTHLIKSIASNGGFVIPQWLDHFGNDEEGHLRRQAISMAINRKQISDKIMNGTRVPAKDFTATTLGDVPNVEGNEALDYNPDKAKELWKKADEIKPYSGKLEIAYNSDGGHKEWVEAVSNSIHNVLGIDAAGKAYPNFKALRNEVSSGSIHTAFRSGWQADFPSQANFLQPQFATNGASNDGKYTNTEFDNLLKDASKESNPKKAQEIYAKAQAILMRELPEIPLFYYTASAAWTTSLSNVNYDWKGVPIFTDITKS